The following are from one region of the Andrena cerasifolii isolate SP2316 chromosome 1, iyAndCera1_principal, whole genome shotgun sequence genome:
- the LOC143370078 gene encoding uncharacterized protein LOC143370078 yields the protein MEAIVEYNYEAQEPDELTLKKGDVITEIKVTLGGWWEGTLRDKRGMFPDNFVKVIDSMSSGTVGSTGSGGSEGVNSAKSEDAPLKNGGSRKRFCKVLFKYEPCYEDELPLIPQDSIEFLGEVEEGWWRGRVKNRVGVFPSNFVSPPVYEEPDKPKEQDRKEICKVLFPYDAVNEDELTLTEGEVITLLSKDAPDKGWWVGELKGRVGLFPDNFVEIVSVATDHQDHEQRHEATTKSITKLSQQVKKNEKAHIRKSLDIRNVHAESAKKTVPPSAVSSTPTSPGVGGSSGDRKPVGAHSIMSNLKRLVGDVGTNNGNGTTNLALGEELDGVERGEGAPLSHLTASRAKAPQRRRPSSQRLRRHNAGPTIAATTATPEDNLANGNADTTLEQLREEESEGLAAKARRKAPWVQELKLNQLERRKIVSMDRIDKPEIKKERNSSWITTPMSVAESINKIEVESEENKPKEKSQKADTNPHLEQSSSTPGTPAYVPYALYNELLERIVALEEKQAVLQQTMGQLQEQLVLRPSINSPTN from the exons ATGGAGGCGATCGTAGAATACAACTACGAAGCACAAGAGCCCGACGAGCTGACTTTGAAGAAAGGGGACGTTATCACGGAGATTAAAGTGACGTTAGGCGGGTGGTGGGAAGGCACCTTGCGGGACAAACGTGGCATGTTCCCTGATAATTTTGTCAAG GTGATTGATTCGATGTCGAGCGGAACTGTTGGTAGTACGGGGAGCGGAGGGAGCGAAGGAGTCAACAGTGCGAAATCCGAAGATGCTCCCTTGAAAAATGGGGGATCCAGGAAGCGATTTTGCAAAGTGCTTTTTAAGTACGAACCGTGTTACGAGGACGAGTTACCTTTGATACCTCAAGATTCTATAGAGTTTTTGGGAGAAGTGGAAGAAGGATGGTGGAGAGGTAGAGTTAAAAACAGAGTCGGCGTTTTCCCGTCGAACTTTGTCTCGCCTCCGGTTTACGAGGAGCCTGATAAACCTAAAGAgcaagatagaaaagaaatatgtaaagtACTTTTCCCTTACGACGCCGTCAACGAAGACGAGCTGACTCTGACCGAAGGAGAAGTAATAACGCTTCTTTCTAAGGATGCCCCTGACAAG GGCTGGTGGGTAGGGGAGCTGAAAGGTCGAGTGGGTTTATTCCCCGACAATTTCGTTGAGATAGTAAGCGTCGCGACGGACCACCAGGATCACGAACAGAGACACGAAGCGACTACGAAATCAATTACGAAGCTTTCTCAGCAGGTGAAGAAGAACGAGAAAGCGCACATCAGGAAGAGTTTAGATATACGGAATGTACATGCAG aATCAGCTAAGAAAACCGTACCACCGTCAGCAGTTTCTTCAACGCCAACATCTCCAGGAGTTGGAGGAAGTAGTGGAGATAGGAAACCTGTGGGTGCACATTCGATCATGTCGAATTTAAAACGTCTCGTAGGTGATGTCGGAACCAATAATGGTAATGGAACTACTAATCTAGCTTTGGGTGAAGAGTTAGATGGGGTAGAACGAGGAGAAGGAGCACCGCTTTCGCACTTAACAGCTTCTCGAGCTAAAGCACCCCAGCGACGTCGACCTTCTTCGCAACGTTTACGACGTCACAATGCAGGGCCAACAATCGCGGCCACAACCGCAACACCT GAAGATAACTTAGCGAATGGAAATGCTGACACTACGTTGGAACAGTTACGCGAAGAAGAGTCTGAAGGATTGGCTGCGAAAGCAAGGAGAAAAGCACCTTGG GTACAAGAATTAAAGTTGAATCAACTGGAAAGGAGGAAAATAGTATCAATGGATCGTATTGATAAGCCTGAAATCAAGAAAGAACGCAATTCCTCGTG GATTACAACGCCAATGAGTGTCGCGGAATCTATTAACAAAATAGAAGTTGAGAGCGAAGAAAATAAACCAAAAGAGAAAAGTCAGAAAGCTGATACAAATCCGCACCTCGAGCAAAGTTCAAGTACTCCGGGAACACCTGCTTACGTACCATATGCTCTCTATAATGAGCTGTTAGAAAGA ATTGTCGCATTAGAAGAGAAACAAGCTGTGTTACAACAAACAATGGGACAGCTTCAGGAACAACTCGTACTTCGGCCTTCGATCAACAGTCCAACAAATTAA